Proteins from a single region of Plasmodium gaboni strain SY75 chromosome 2, whole genome shotgun sequence:
- a CDS encoding putative vacuolar protein sorting-associated protein 45 — protein sequence MEHNPYVFKSLVNIYEEYLNLIIHRVKGYKVLVLDDETKSIISLIFSHSYILEKEIFLTLNFNDKNIFDDIYNNNDKKENIDFMNYKIKNLKHLKVIFLLRPTYTNILKLMSELKKPLFSEYYIFFTNTVNDIYIEKLAKADEFDVIKNILEYYIDTYVLHDYLFHLNIDYTSFLYKNDNKFVEKEKKKKELNYFKQYKNNINSNKNHSSDINYEKLTIEEFNKQVEENNTNNMIYDENNNDNIIFNSHFNLSSEHINNSNITLYENQIVQRIIDGLFSFLCCVRQVPDVIYNKHSKICKHIIDMLKEKMLRHQSVFDNILDIYEKYNDDMEKKKQKKLLEMNNEPNYQFNHLMNQNMNDIIEGDACYFLILDRNEDPITPLLTQWTYQSMLHELIGIENNKINLNSNNKEEEQIVMSCNYDDFYNEHLFDNFGDLGQAVKNYVDIYQAETSKKTNLESIDDIQKFIDIYPNYKKLSGNVTKHVNILHKFSDLVQKRQLFYISELEQSIACYHIKNDHFKQVIDTIKNYTYTNYDVLRLSLLYSLKYADEQHINIIKNELAKRNIQKDQILLIDALLLYSSQQTKYNQLFKEQTFLNLAKTTITRTIKGTSNVFTLHKSYLYYLLEDIIKYKINTQLYTTTNLLHTEPNLNKKINSIVVFFIGGATYEEYRDVQYLSKKYNISIVLGSTHVHNSQSFLADVLQLIKK from the coding sequence ATGGAGCATAATCCTTACGTGTTTAAAAGCTTAGTTAACATTTATGAggaatatttaaatttaataattcatcGTGTGAAGGGATATAAAGTTTTAGTTCTTGATGACGAAACGAAGAGTATTATATCGTTAATATTTTCacattcatatatattagagAAGGAGATATTTTTAActttaaattttaatgataaaaacatatttgatgatatatataacaataatgataaaaaagaGAATATTGATTTTATGAATTATAAGATAAAGAATTTAAAACATTTGAAAGTAATTTTTTTACTAAGACCTACATATAcgaatatattaaaattaatgaGTGAACTTAAGAAACCATTATTTTcagaatattatatattttttacaaacacagtaaatgatatatatatagaaaagTTAGCTAAGGCTGATGAATTTgatgtaataaaaaatatattagaatattatattgatacatatgtattacatgattatttatttcatttgAATATAGACTACACttcctttttatataaaaatgataataaatttgtagaaaaagaaaagaaaaaaaaagaattaaattattttaaacaatataaaaataatattaatagtaataaGAACCATTCTAGTGATATAAACTATGAAAAATTAACTATTGAAGAATTTAATAAACAAgtagaagaaaataatactaataatatgatatatgatgaaaataataatgataatattatttttaatagtcattttaatttatctagtgaacatattaataattcCAATATAACACTTTATGAGAATCAAATAGTTCAAAGAATTATTGATGGTTTGTTTTCTTTCCTTTGTTGTGTAAGACAAGTTCCAGatgttatttataataagcattctaaaatatgtaaacatattatagatatgttaaaagaaaaaatgtTAAGACATCAATCTGtatttgataatatattagatatatatgaaaaatataatgatgatatggagaaaaaaaaacaaaaaaaattattagaAATGAATAATGAACCTAATTATCAATTTAATCATTTAATGAATcaaaatatgaatgatatAATAGAAGGTGATGcttgttattttttaattttagATCGAAATGAAGACCCTATAACACCTCTACTTACACAATGGACATATCAATCTATGTTACATGAACTTATAGgaatagaaaataataaaataaatttaaatagtaataataaagaagaagaaCAAATTGTAATGTCATGTAATTATGatgatttttataatgaacatttatttgataattTTGGAGATCTAGGCCAAGCAgttaaaaattatgtagATATATATCAAGCAGAAACTTCAAAAAAAACCAATTTAGAATCTATTGATGATATACAAAAATTTATAGACATATATCcaaattataaaaaattatcagGAAATGTAACAAAACatgttaatattttacataaaTTTTCAGATCTTGTTCAAAAAAGacaattattttatatatcagAGTTAGAACAATCAATAGCTTgttatcatataaaaaatgatcATTTTAAACAAGTTATTGATactataaaaaattatactTATACTAATTATGATGTATTAAgattatctttattatattctttaaaatatgCAGATGAACAACATATTaacattataaaaaatgaactagcgaaaagaaatatacaaaaagatcaaattttattaatagatgctttattattatattctagtcaacaaacaaaatataatcaaTTATTCAAAGAAcaaacatttttaaatcTAGCCAAAACAACCATTACAAGAACTATCAAAGGAACATCCAATGTATTCACACTACACAAATcttatctttattatttattagaagatattataaaatataaaattaatacTCAGTTATATACAACCACAAACTTGTTACACACAGAACctaatttaaataaaaaaattaattctattgtagttttttttatagGAGGTGCTACATATGAAGAATATAGAGATGTACAATATTTgagtaaaaaatataatatatccATTGTCTTGGGTTCAACCCATGTGCATAATTCCCAGTCATTTCTTGCAGACGTTTTGCAGCTTATcaagaaatga
- a CDS encoding hypothetical protein (conserved Plasmodium protein, unknown function), producing the protein MENSIPYNLSIKKGNIFSLEENYNLNLNSLKNNDTYQVKLRHKYVHGYHSKKNNILKFVENKFMYPIKNLIVIYDLINRDQLIFSHHTNQVFLIRCKEEVRTVLSAEEEKKKIKIFIWNKLNLEILSEIKIKKKNFIDIDYLNDKNIILLCKNNDKLILCRISLIYKNKEIRLNKKCVSIIKSLNDFYIHVKTEKRKGKDQNDEYFKKSNIGLSIEKNDLSREKGSIYCIKNIKNINNRYVKQNKIYSTLNQMMKKKIKRRRKEKLLKNVTSLKKGTSLKNGTSLKNGTSLKNGTSLKNMTSLKNITLGNNNFYYCKKNEERFLLIDTLKKKKLFKKSILKKIKNQKCLINMIRIKSKEYHHFNFSSYYIKFRKPFLNKNKYYNKYAYKNIKIVVDINENILIYNEHYIFVYIIKNYNIYERLKYKNFKCPFFSSGHMFYLRKDNFYFFSTFCFELFINSLMYNRCRCLKKYKDICTIKKNEQHKIGKNYFINDEEDHMRKTKILTDSNEYNKDYFNIFNSTFKYENYIEVEYINMSSHNNNKKYDNNNYDFYYNNEHSYQCHPFFNVQINVVEIFNFVCTEQSDDINIIFKIKDEYGKKRRDIINRTYIKQKKKKKKLIIKKYLVIGTKNGMIIINDFLKPHKIIHLEKICNEPIVSIFIFENDMLILNRSGIIFFMNVHNFVIYTHSDIFFSREDKTKNLSYEECNNNIEKNIMFSSEETNKCINDKKKKLDAKKMNDKKTFGDHNNIRCNTFSGERCVNHKFNMHYCYKEPYIAVKLRDINSFCHLNMYTILIGTTYNEIIIYNLLCKQLCYIYQKNNKKISSYNIHNNNIIYSIENCLYKMNLQNYDTKILLCLPEIYISSFVFYSDDLLICGSFKGNLYFIDICNNNNIKIINRIRKEHFVEKKGMRIHKKKEVLFVFKKKIVNNKYIINNDKCNNNIKIYNDHDMKKNNKIISIHLNKQKTILICSFSYCIYIYKLNISGNQKIDLRCISYFSIKNIIHIHVIKNMDNLFYITTRDDQNIGSYNYYLCSMNPCKIKTNKMIPLYFNILFENTWFYEFYYYNHKDDNHFLFVQNNWHDEKGSKCLILLYDSIFIIYTYCINKSRQNIEDINYKEHNFINVVNNSNVFRRNDSMGSAQEIIKNDEINKTYKNNK; encoded by the exons ATGGAAAATAGTATACCATACAACTtatctataaaaaaaggaaatatattttcattggaagaaaattataatttaaacTTGAATTCATTGAAAAATAATGACACATATCAAGTTAAATTAAGACACAAATATGTGCATGGATACCATTcgaaaaaaaacaatatcCTTAAATTTGTAGAGAACAAATTTATGTACccaataaaaaatttaatagtcatatatgatttaataAACAGGGACCAGTTAATTTTTTCTCATCACACTAACCAG GTATTTTTGATCAGATGTAAAGAAGAAGTCAGAACTGTTCTTAGTGCTGAGGAagagaagaaaaaaataaaaatatttatatggaacaaattaaatttagaaatattaagtgagataaaaataaaaaagaaaaatttcATCGACATAgattatttaaatgataagaatattatattactttGTAAGAACAATGACAAATTAATCCTTTGTAGaatttctttaatatataaaaataaagaaataagattgaataaaaaatgtgtcagtattataaaatccttaaatgatttttatatacatgtaaagacagaaaaaagaaaaggaaaagatcaaaatgatgaatattttaaaaaatctAACATAGGGTTATctatagaaaaaaatgatcTTTCTAGAGAAAAAGGATCtatatattgtataaaaaatattaaaaatataaataatagatatgttaaacaaaataaaatatactCAACTTTAAATcaaatgatgaaaaaaaaaataaaaagaagaagaaaagaaaaattattaaaaaatgtgacatcattaaaaaaagggacatcattaaaaaatgggacatcattaaaaaatgggacatcattaaaaaatgggacatcattaaaaaatatgacatcattaaaaaatataacattaggtaataataatttttattattgtaaaaaaaatgaagaaagattcttattaatagacacattaaaaaaaaagaaattattcAAGAAATcaattttgaaaaaaataaaaaatcaaaagtgtcttataaatatgatacGTATAAAAAGTAAGgaatatcatcattttaatttctcttcttattatataaaatttagAAAACCCTTTTTgaataagaataaatattataataaatatgcatataaaaatataaaaatagtaGTTGAcataaatgaaaatatattgatatataatgaacactatatatttgtatatataataaaaaattacaaCATTTATGAGAgattaaaatataaaaattttaaatgtccttttttttcatctggtcatatgttttatttaagaaaagacaatttttattttttttccacattttgttttgaattatttataaatagTTTGATGTATAATCGTTGTAGGTGTTTGAAGAAATATAAGGATATATGTACGATCAAAAAGAATGAACAACACAAAATAGGtaagaattattttataaatgatgaGGAAGATCATATgagaaaaacaaaaattttGACAGATTCAAATGAATATAACAAAGATTATTTCAATATATTCAACAGTACCtttaaatatgaaaacTACATAGAAgttgaatatataaacatgtcttcacataataataacaaaaaatatgataataataattacgatttttattataacaatGAACATTCTTATCAATGTCATCCTTTTTTTAACGTTCAAATAAATGTTGTAGAAATATTCAATTTTGTGTGCACCGAACAATCTGATGATATaaacattatttttaaaattaaagatGAATATGGAAAGAAAAGACgtgatattataaataggacatatattaaacaaaaaaaaaaaaaaaaaaaacttatcataaaaaaatatcttGTTATAGGAACAAAAAACGGaatgattataattaacgattttttaaaacctcataaaataatacatttagaaaaaatatgtaatgAACCCATCGTATCAATTTTTATCTTTGAAAATGATATGTTAATATTAAATCGTTCTggtattatattttttatgaacgttcataattttgttatataCACACATAGTGATATATTCTTTTCGAGGGAAgataaaacaaaaaacTTATCATATGAAgaatgtaataataatatagaaaagaatattatGTTTAGTTCTGAAGAGACAAACAAATGTATcaatgataaaaaaaaaaaattggatgctaaaaaaatgaatgataaaaaaacatttgGGGATCATAACAACATAAGATGTAATACTTTTAGTGGTGAACGATGTGTAAACCATAAATTCAATATGCATTATTGTTATAAAGAACCATATATAGCAGTCAAATTGAGAGACATAAATTCTTTTTGTCACTTGAATATGTATACAATATTGATAGGAACAACctataatgaaataataatatataatttattatgtaagcagttatgttatatatatcagaagaataataaaaaaattagttcatataatatacataataataatattatttatagtATAGAAAATTGTTTATACAAAATGAACTTACAGAATTATgatacaaaaatattattatgcTTACCTGAAATTTATATTAGttcatttgttttttattcaGATGATCTTCTAATATGTGGCTCTTTTAAAGGGAacttatattttatagatatatgtaataataataacataaaaataataaatagAATTAGAAAAGAACATTTCgtagaaaaaaaaggaatgaggatacataaaaagaaggaagttctttttgtttttaagaaaaagattgtaaataataaatatataataaataatgacaaatgtaacaataatataaaaatatataatgatcatgatatgaaaaagaataataaaataataagtattcatttaaataaacaGAAAActatattaatatgttccttttcatattgtatatacatatataaattaaatatatcagGGAATCAAAAAATCGATTTAAGATgtatttcttatttttctataaaaaatattattcatattcatgttataaaaaatatggataatttattttatattactaCAAGGGATGATCAAAATATAGGTTCctataattattatttatgttcAATGAACCCatgtaaaataaaaacaaacaaaatgattcctctatattttaatatattatttgaaaacACTTGGTTTTATGAATTCTATTACTACAATCATAAAGATGACAACCATTTTTTGTTTGTCCAAAATAATTGGCATGATGAAAAAGGGAGCAAATGTTTAATACTTTTATATGattctatttttataatatatacatattgtataaataaaagtaGACAAAATATAGAGGATATCAATTATAAGGAgcataattttattaacGTCGTCAATAATTCGAATGTTTTTAGGAGAAATGATTCCATGGGTAGTGCTcaagaaattataaaaaatgatgaaattaataaaacatataaaaataataaaaa
- a CDS encoding MtN3-like protein, protein NNKIYINNRINKNNKIYINNRIKCEEVSSISNIASIKDEAQNNNSDKSNRNNNSNNSNNNNSNNSNNNNSNNNNNNNNSNNNNNNSNNNNNNSGLSVKTENFKMTIKPEGEEQSPLNTLSVEQKIDTPQNEDLRKKEETKDKKIYEQVNNIQSKKENLTNILEKVVQGDNNKNTQGTISTQMNSSTTYTNNNNNINSNNNSNSNNNSNNNLDTNIVSQTNFIENTSNNDKNQNEKKENNNTSVNTSKSSNGQNLANSKEVEQAVVKEITAKEETSNEQIDATNTKGISDNNKSSSDNNKISSDNNKISSDNNKISSDNNKSSSDNNKISSENTKNSNDVNAPTNINEDNKGSAEYVDLASQKIYEEMNKNIEESGSNLNFLKLLSIGSSIFMQLIFLPTIFKIIKKKTTGELDGFPYIILLLSSFLWLVYGMLLNNSAIVFPNLVGLILGILYCVIYHKNCKNMWLKQKLHSYYKICGFICFLLYAFLYILSYEQYEVFVGFAAFISSIVNFGAPLSYIQIVIKKKNSSLIPMEVTMGSLLCSFLWLTYGFTLKDGFIIIPNLCGFILSLLQVLLIILYTNKENITFNNDADTTVSEITTRKNRNKYIPDTNSNMFFNEYNVDEENRMSEISTTMPNTIFDLSYDETSPLTGTFNLDYSRPGVSNQNYLKRSESLEKNSAITF, encoded by the coding sequence aaaataataaaatatatataaataataggataaataaaaataataaaatatatataaataatagGATAAAATGTGAAGAAGTAAGTAGCATATCGAATATAGCGTCCATTAAGGATGAGGCgcaaaataataatagtgaCAAGAGTAATAGGAAcaataatagtaataatagtaacaataataatagtaataatagtaacaataataatagtaacaataataataataataacaatagtaataataataacaacaatagtaataataataataataactCTGGTTTAAGTGTAAAAACagaaaattttaaaatgaCCATAAAACCAGAAGGGGAGGAACAATCTCCTTTAAATACCTTATCTGTTGAACAAAAAATAGATACACCTCAAAATGAAGatttaagaaaaaaggaagaaactaaagataaaaaaatttatgaacaagtaaataatatacaatCGAAAAAAGAGAATTTAACAAATATTTTAGAGAAGGTAGTACAAGgagataataataaaaacacACAAGGAACCATATCTACACAAATGAATAGTAGTACTACATATAcaaacaataataataatattaatagtaataataatagtaatagtaataataatagtaataataatcttGATACTAATATAGTATCACAAACAAACTTTATAGAAAATACTtcaaataatgataaaaatcaaaacgagaaaaaagaaaacaacAATACATCTGTAAACACATCAAAAAGTTCAAACGGTCAGAATTTAGCAAATTCAAAAGAAGTAGAACAGGCAGTGGTTAAAGAAATTACAGCAAAAGAGGAGACATCCAATGAACAAATTGATGCTACTAATACAAAAGGTATAAGTGATAATAACAAAAGTTCAAGtgataataacaaaatttcaagtgataataacaaaatttctagtgataataacaaaatttCAAGTGATAATAACAAAAGTTCAAGtgataataacaaaatttCAAGTGAGAACACAAAAAATAGTAATGATGTTAATGCTCCTACTAATATCAATGAGGATAATAAAGGTAGTGCAGAATATGTAGATCTGGCTAGCCAAAAGATATATGAagaaatgaataaaaaCATAGAGGAGAGTGGATCAAATTTAAATTTCcttaaattattatctataGGTTCGTCTATCTTTATGcaattaatatttttacctaccatatttaaaataataaagaagaaaacAACAGGGGAGTTGGATGGTTTTccttatataatattattattatcatctttTTTATGGCTAGTATATGGTAtgttattaaataattcaGCCATTGTATTCCCCAATTTAGTAGGATTGATATTAggtatattatattgtgTGATATATCATAAGAATTGTAAAAACATGTGGTTAAAACAGAAGTTACATTCTTATTATAAGATATGTGGATTTATATGTTTCTTATTATATgcatttttatatatattatcatatgaGCAATATGAAGTGTTTGTTGGGTTTGCTGCATTCATATCGAGTATAGTAAATTTTGGTGCTCCtttatcatatatacaaatagtaataaaaaagaagaacTCATCTTTAATACCTATGGAAGTAACAATGGGTAGTTTGTTATGTTCCTTTTTATGGTTAACATATGGTTTTACATTAAAGGATGgatttattataatacCTAATTTATGTGGTTTTATTTTAAGTCTCTTACAAGTActattgataatattatataccAATAAAGAAAACATAACTTTTAATAATGACGCGGACACAACAGTCAGTGAAATAACCACAAGAAAAAATcgtaataaatatataccAGATACAAATAGTAATATGTTCTTCAATGAATATAATGTCGATGAAGAAAATAGAATGAGTGAAATTTCAACAACTATGCCAAATACAATTTTTGATCTCTCCTATGACGAAACCTCACCATTGACGGGTACCTTCAATTTGGATTACAGCCGTCCGGGTGTTTCGAATCagaattatttaaaacGTTCAGAGAGTTTAGAGAAGAATTCAGCCATAACATTTTAA